Below is a genomic region from Deltaproteobacteria bacterium.
GGACGTGTTGGGCGTAAAACAGTATCCGAAAGACTTGAGCGATTTGGATCAGCCCAGCACGCAAAGCTGCGCCTCAACTCACTCAGCGCTTTACAAATTGAAAGTGGATTTGTTGAAGTTGATAAGCATCCAGAAGAGTCACTGCAGCGACCCGGACATCAACTTAAACTTGCCTGGGCCGGAGCCCAGTAAGTCGTCTTCATGATTAGAGCGCTTTAATAATGGCGTTCGCTACATCATCAGTGTTCGCGGTACCGCCCAAGTCACGGGTGAGTGCATCCCCACTTCGCAACCCAGTATCAATAGCTTCTCCAAGGCGCTCAGCTGCGCTCAACTCACCAAGATGTTCCAACATCAAGACTGAGCTTTTAATGAGCCCGAGCGGGTTGGCTACGCCTTGACCCGCGATATCTGGAGCTGAGCCATGAACCGCTTCAAATACTGCAACCTCGTCGCCGATGTTGGCACCGGGAACCACACCCAACCCACCAACAAGTCCAGCACAAAGGTCTGAAACAATATCTCCGTAGAGGTTTTCCATGACCATAACGTCGAACTCGCTGGGATCCTTCACAAGGCGCATGCAAAGCGCATCAATGATGGCCTGCTCATACTTGATGTCAGGATACTCTTGAGCGATGCCATGAACACGGTCTAGAAATAATCCATCACCGAGCTTCATGATGTTTGCTTTGTGCACAGCAGTAATAGTCTTACGGCCATGCTTTCGAGCGTATTCAAAAGCGGCTCGGGCAATTCTGTCAGTTGCTCGTTCAGTCACAACCTTAATCGAAACAACAACACCCTGAGAGACTTGGTTCTCAAGACCTGCATAAAGGCCTTCCGTGTTTTCTCGAAAAATGACGACATCCACACCTTCATAGCGAGATGGTACACCTTCCATCGTACGGCTCGGGCGAACAGATGCGTATAAATCTAATTCACGGCGCAAACGTACGTTGGCACTGACGTGTCCTCCACCAACGGGTGTGGTGGTCGGCCCCTTCAGAGCTACTTGGTTTTTACGACATGACTGAATGGTTTCCTTGGGTAAGGCATCGCCACCGTCAACAATGGCGGACAGGCCGCAGAGCTGCTCGTCCCAAGAAATACTTACTCCGGTGGCATCTAAAACCTTCTTAGCGGCATCGGCAACTTCAGGTCCGATACCGTCACCGGGAATCAATGTAATGCAATGAGGCATCTTTTTCTCCAACTTATTCTTGCCAGACGAATCATTCCAGATGTGGGGAAATTCTTAAGAAATCTACGGGTGCTTACCGCATCCCATCTGAATTCGGATCGTCTCTACCAACAGCGAATCACGTTCCGGCGTCTGTATCCAGGATTGTCTTTTTTTTCTGTCGCAGGAGCATTAGACGATTGAAATTGAAAACGCAACTCGGCGCACTCGTACCCAAGTCTCAAAAAATATCAATTGGCGACCTCACATTCAATCTACCGCCAAATCTAGGATCGTACGTGGTATTTTAGATAAAATCTCGTAAGCCCCTGTCCTAGCGCATTATTAGAAATTCATGGAATCCATGTTTTGTTATTTTTGGTATGACCATGTCCTCGCCGCACCCTCATATACATACAAATAGGCGATTTTATGTCGCAAATTGAGCTTGAGCGGGTGTCGCCAGCAGACTAGAATTTAAGTAGTCATTTCAAGGAGGAAGCCATGGGCCAGATGGGCCGATGGACATTTTTGGTTTTCCTAGTAATTGCTACCCTTTTTGGGTGTGCAGGGGAACCGGCTCACACAAACTTGGCGCCAACCAACAACACGCTTGAGCAACAGAGACTCCTCAACCAAGAACTACTTCAAGCCGCAGAGAACGGTGACTTTGAGACGGTAAAGAGTTCCATGCATGCGGGAGCCAACGTTAACTCATCTGACGACAACGGATTTAGTGTCCTCGTAAACGCTCTCTCCCATTATCAGCTGGAGCTCATTGAGTACCTCATTATCCGCGGCGCAGTCACCCGTCTTCACCCCAGCCTCGTCGGGCCTCCTGCCGAACTTGCCGGCCCTGTAATTTCGCCAACCCAACAACAAGAGCTCAACGAAGCCCTTCTAACCGCTGCGGAAAGTCACGACCTCAACGAGGTCAAACGCCTCTTGGATGCAGGAGCAGACATCAATGCCAGTGATGAAGACGGGTTTACGGTGCTCGTCACCGCGCTTTCAAGCTATCAACTCGATGTTGTCGACTACTTAGTCGAGCATGGTGCAACCATTGCCCAAATCTAAGAGATTTCCACCTGACGCTTTGCCTCACCCTCACAGCCCGCGTACAATCAACCCATGAAGTTGACCGTAAGTCTCGATGAAAACCTGTACAAGCAAGCCGTCGAGGCAACTGAAATTGCTGACCAAGCGGAACTCCTCAATCAGGCCCTTGAGGCCCTACTCACTCAAAAAGGCGTAACCGCAGTTCGAACGGCTGCTCTAAGAGCCGCGGAAGAATTGGCTGCAGCAAATGCTCAAGAAGTAGCCACTCAAAACGCAACGCAAAAAGCGCCTCCAACCGGACCGGCCGCCAAGTTTTTTGGCGAGTATTTGGTTTACCTAGAGCTGATCACCAAGGACCAGCTCGGGCAAGCCACCAACTATGTCGATTCCCACAACGTTCGACTCGGTCAGCTTGCGGTCGACCAAGGGTTTATGACCAATACCCAAGCAGATGCTCTCAACAAAAAACAACGCGAAGTTGATAAACCCTTTGGAGCGCTCTCGGTTGAGCATGGACTCCTAACCGAGGAACAACTCAACGAACTGCTTACGATTCAAAAGGCAAAGCGTATTCGTATTGGCGATGCGATCAAAACCTTAGAGCTTCTTACTGCTCAGGTTCTAGAAGATGCCTTTACCAAATTTGAAAAGCTGGGTGAAAAACCCGTCGAAGTCAAAGAGCACCCTCTTTTACCTAAAGAGCTTGCCGGCAACCGTATGGCTGAGCTTGTGATTGAAACTTTTCCGAAGATTGCAACCCGGGTTGCTGGGATTCAATCTAAGGTCGATCACGGAAGACCGGTCACACCCAACTTCATGTGGGATTGCACTGCATCGCTTATTCTTGCGGACGAAGACACTCTCAAAGTCTACCTAAGTGTGAACGAAGATCTCGCTGATACTATTTTACGACGACTCTTCGGCGACGAAATGGCCGAGTCTGAAATGGCGCCCGAGTTTGACGATGCGATTGCTGAGTTTTTAACGATTGTGACCGCCGCCGCTGTTCGCTCATTGAGTGAAGAGGGTCAGAAGGTCAAAATGAACCGAAGTGAAATAGAGTCACAGGCACCTGCCACCGGTTATGCTTTCCCGCTGAACTCACCTGACGGCAACGGCTCCATTCTGCTGGTGCCCAACGCCTAAAGCCTTGCCCCTATTTGGGAGAGGTGTTAGCGCTTCGTTAAACGTGAGGGCCACCATGACACTAAGTATTCATCCATCCGTCCAAAACCTCGAGGACGAGATTGTTGCCACGCGGCGCGATATTCACAAACATCCTGAGCTCAGCTTTAAAGAATTTCGCACAGCTAAGTTGGTTTCTGAACGACTCCAGTCACTCGGCATCGAAGTGCGCGAGCAAGTGGGTAAAACCGGCGTTGTAGGAACTCTTTGCGGCGGCAAAGAAGGACCAACCGTTGCTCTGCGCGCCGATATGGATGCGTTGCCCATGCAAGAAACCTCAGATGTACCCTACGCCTCAATCCATGAAGGTGTCATGCATGCATGCGGTCACGATGGACACACCGCGATGTTGCTGGGCGCTGCTAAAGTACTAAGCGACAAGCGTGAACAGATAGCGGGCAATGTTAAATTTATATTCCAACCTGCTGAAGAAGGTTATGCCGGCGCGAAATATATGGTGGCGGACGGCGCCCTTGAAGGTGTCGACGAAATCTACGGAATCCATTTATGGAACTACCAAAAGTTTGGAACGGTCGGCGTAAAGCCTGGTCCCATCATGGCTGCATCGGATAAATTCACCATCGACATTCAAGGCATTGGCGGTCACGGCGCGTGCCCACAAGGAACTGTTGACCCCATCGTTGTAGCAGCTCATCTTATTACTGCGCTACAGACCATCGTGAGCCGAAACACCAACCCTCTCGAGAGTACTGTCGTCACGGTGGGAATGATGGAAGGCGGCACCAATTTCAATATCATTCCCCATCACGCAACCCTCAAGGGCACCGCCCGAGCTTACACCGAAGACAATCGAAACCTTATCAAAAAGCGTATGGCTGAGATAACTGCGGGCGTCGGCGCAACCTATGGCGCTAAGATTACACTCGACTATCAAGACGGCTACCCGCCCACCATCAATGCAGATGAACAAGCACAGGTTCTGCTTGAAGCAGCACAGAAAATAGTTGGGGATACCGAAGCAGGATACCCCTACCTTTCTATGGGCGGTGAAGATTTTAGCTACTTCGCCCAAGAAGTTCCGGCCTGCTACTTTTTGGTTGGCTCAGCTCCGCTCGACCGAGAGCCAATGAGTGTGCCCCATCATTGTTCTCACTTTGACATAGACGAACGCGCACTGCTTGTGGGTGCCTCCGTTTTTGTTCAAGTCATCGAAGACCGGCTTTAGGGCAATTGACGATGAGCGTACGTCTTGCAGTCATCGGAGATGTCCATCTTCATTTTAACGAAAAGGACGTCGCCTACTTCAACGCATCCAACTATGACCTAATCCTTTTTGTTGGAGACTTGGTCAATTATGCACCGTGGCGAGCCAAGGTTGTTTGGAATCTTATCAATCAGCTCAACAAACCCACATTTTTTATGCCCGGCAATCACGACAGCACCAATGTGGTTCAACTTATCGCAGAAGTTTTGGGCAATCAGCTTCTGGCGAAGCTAAGTGGTCTCGGCCAAACGAAAAACTTCACGAGCCTTTCACACCATCTAACCAGTACCAGCATCTGTGGCTATAGCCTGCATCCACAAAGCATCAACGATTACTCATTTGATATTATTGCCGCACGACCCCACTCTATGGGCGGCCCCAACTTAAGCTTCAAACCTTATTTAAAAAAAGCTTTCGGGATTCACTCTATTGAAGAGTCCACTGCTAAAATCAACGAGCAAATCGACAAATCTCAAAACAAGAACATTATCTTCTTCGCTCACAACGGACCGAGCGGACTGGGCACCAAACGAGATGATATCTGGGGTTGTGACTTTAAAAAGTCGGAAGGTGACTTTGGAGATCCTGATTTAGAGCAGGCCATTGCCTATGCCCGCAGCCAAGACAAAAACGTTTTAGCCGTGATCGCTGGCCATATGCATCAAGGCCTTAAAGGAGGAGGTGAACGCCGATGGGTGGTTGAGCGAAATGGCACAACCTACCTAAACGCCGCCAGGGTTCCACGTATTTATGAGACATCGGATACGACCGTGCATCACCATGTTTGTGTTGAAGTCGAATCGAGTGCAATCAAGGTAACGGCTCAAGAAATATCGCTTTAATGCTTTCGCGCTAATCGCAGTCGTGGTCGATACTCGCACCACGGCTTCCAAGGATATTAAAAGTAACCCTCTGGCCAATCACCTCACCGGCTCCACTGCACCATTGTTCCAACGAAAGTTCTGTGTCGAGGTTGTTGTAATTACCTGTCATATGAATCCCGTCATCGCTTCCCAAACCTGCATTATCTACAAGCGGCGAGAAATCTTCTATCTTATTGTTGTTGATCCAAATGGTCCGAATCGAGGTCAACGGTACAATGGCATCCACTGCAGGAATTTGATTCGTATCTAAATCCAAGTACGTAAGATTAATGAGGGTTTGTAATTCTGAAATATCGTTGATCTGATTCTGCCATAAAACGAGCCGTTCAAGATTCGTGAGTTCACCAAGCCCCACCACGGACACAAGTTCATTGTCCTTAAGCTCTAAGGTTCTTAATAAACTCAGCTCGCCAAGCGCCGTCAAATCTGAGATCTTATTGCTCGTGAGGTATAGATTCTTCAACCCCGTTAGTCCCGCAAGCGCATCGATGGCAATGATGCTGTTCTCTTTGAGGTCCAAGTTCTCAACCGTATCCAAACCGGCCAAACCACCAAGGTAAGACAAACCGTTGTTTCTTAGTTCAAGCGTTTGAAGCTTCTTCAAGTTTTGTAGGGGATCTAAAGCTGCCGGATCTGAGCCCAGGTTATTACTCGAAGCCCTCAAAGTTCGGAGACTGACCAAACAATCAATCCCCCTTAGGTCGTCTACATTGATGCCTTCAATCGTAAGCGCGGTCATTTCATCGACATCCTCAAATAGAATGTCATCGCCGCTAAGACCCAGTGCACCTAGGATCACCGCCGCTACACTTGGATGAAGATCAATAGGACCCGGGCCACAGTGCGCGGGAACACCCTCTTCGCAAGAACTTTCAACACAACCACCGAAGGCGGGATATGCCTGGTTGGCATCGCCCTCATCACAGACCTCATCGCATTCTACAAAACCATTGCCGCAGCTTTCAAAACGGGTGCAGTCCCCCGAGCATCCATCACAGTCGTTGCTGTTTCCATCATCACAAACTTCACCATTTTCAGCATCGGTCACAGCATCAGAACAATAAGAAGTCGCTCCCGCTATCAGCACACAAGGATAACAAACCTCACAACTCGTGAGGCCATAAGCACAGGTTTCTTGTTCGGAGTTGCCATCATCGCATGCCTCACCAAGTTCCAATTCCGTGATGCTATCCCCGCAGTAGTGAACAATTCCCTCGCCCACAGTGCAGCTGCTCGTGCAAACGTTGCAGGTAAGGTCACCATAATCGCAGTCTTCTGTAACACTGTTGCTATCATCGCAACTTTCACCTGCGCCTGCATCCACGGCCCCGTCCCCACAAAAAGAGGTACTGCCTGCCACTTGTTCACAACCCGGATCACAAACCTCGCAGGAGGTCTCCCCGTAGTCACATTCTTCAAGCAGAGTATTGCCATCGTCGCATGTCTCGTTATCGCTGTCGGTTGAGCCATCGCCGCAAAAAGAGGTACTGCCTGCAGCGGTTTGACAAGATTCGTTGCATACCTGACAGCTCGTTTCGCCATAGGCACATGACTCAGTGACCGCATTACCGTCATCACAGTTCTCGTGGTCGGTCTCGACCGAACTGTCTCCACAAAAAGAGGTGGCACCGCCAACTTCAACACATTCGCTGCTGCAAACATCACAGCTCTGAGGCCCGTAGCCGCAGTCTTCTGTCACCGTATTGCTATCGTCACACGTTTCACCATTGACTTCATCGATACTTCCATCACCGCAGTAAGACGTCGCTCCAGCAACGGCCTGGCAAGCCAAATCGCACACTTCACATGAAGTCTCACCAAAGCTGCACGACTCTGTCACCGTATTGGAATCATCACATGTCTCGCCCGCTGCAAGATCTGTTTCACCGTCACCGCACATACTGGTAGATCCAGCTTGTGTTTGACATGTTGAACTGCAAACTTCGCAGGATTCCTGGCCGTAATCACAAACTTCAGTTAAGGCATTTCCATCATCACAAACTTCGCCCGCTGCTTGATTAATAATGTCGTCGCCGCATGCGTTTACGCTGCAATTCGCATTACACGCTGCGGTTTCACCTGCACCGTCACAAGCTTCGCCGTCATCCTGTACACCGTCACCGCAAGATGGCAGCACACAGGTCGTTCGGCATGCATTTGACTCGGAATCGGAGTTCCCCGCGCCATCATCACAAACTTCGCCGGCAAGCGTATTGACGATCCCGTCACCACACTCAGAAGCGCTGCAGTCGGGATTGCAGCTTTCTGTGGCTTCCCCGCCGCCATCACACGCTTCGCCTGCACTGCCGTTTACTGTCCCATCGCCGCAAGCCACGTCGCTGCAATCAACATCACATGTAGCCGACTGTCCTGCAGTGTCACAGGTCTCACCCGCAAGTGTATTCAAAACGCCATCGCCGCAGCTCACAGTTGTGCAATCCGCATCGCATTGAGCCGTAACGCCGCCCTCATCACAGGCCTCGCCTTCTTCTGCAACACCATTGCCGCAAGAAGGAACACAGTCCGAATCATTGTTCGCATCACACCCTGGCGCGCAGCAGCCATCGCCTCCCGTACAGACCGAAATATCCGTAAATACACAAGCCGCATCGCAGGTATCGGTACTGCCGACCAAGGTATCACTCGTGCAGATGAAGCCATCGGAGCATGCTGTTGGGCAATCATCACCCTCGCATGTCTCACCGGGCTCAACCAAGCCGTTACCACAAACCGATGGACAATCGTTATCTTCAAGTGCGTTACAACCGTCCACGCAACAGCCATCGTCGCTGATGCATTCCGTAACGTCAGCGTAGGAGCAGCTAAAATCGCACGACTCGGCAGCACCAAGCTGGCTATCCACAGTACATGCATCCGTGTCATCACAAGACTCGGGACAATCACCATCGCAGAGTTCACCATCTTCCAGAGAACCGTTGCCACATACCGGATTGCAGTCTAAGTCATCGTTGGCCGTACAGCCGTCGGGGCAGCATCCTTCAGGTGCTCCGCAACTTGTCACAGCGTCAAACACACACACTGCATCACAGCTTTCCGGGGAACCTGCCATGGTGTTAGAAGTACACACGTTCTCATCGTCGCAGCTCTCTGGACAATCACCGTCACAAACCTCGCCGTCCTCGATGACTCCATTGCCGCAAAAAGCCGAGCAATCATTGTCGTTGTTTGCATGACACCCTGGCGCGCAACAGCCATCGTCGTTCTCACAGGCTGATACTGGCTGATAGGAGCACTGTGCGTTGCACGTTTCAGAGTTTCCGGTCAGCACATCTTGGGTGCAGGCGTTGTTGTCATTGCAGGCTACCGGGCAATCACCGTCGCAGAGTTCTGGCGACTCGACCACATTGTTACCGCAGCTTCCCGAACAATCGTCATCTTCCGATGTATCGCATCCAGGAGCACAGCAACCATCACCATGGGTACACGCCGTTATCTCGGTAAATGAGCAAGATGCGCTGCATGTTAGCTCGCTGCCAACCAAAACATCTCCCGTGCAAGCATTTCCGTCGTTACAAACCTGGGGGCAATCGCCGTCGCATACTTCGCCTAGGTCAACGACGCCGTTACCACATGAATCACTGCAATCACTGTCACTTTCGGAGTCACAGCCGGCAGGACAACAACCATCGTCGGACTGACAGCTGACAATCTCAGAGAACGAACAGGAAGAGCTACAGTTGAACGGGTTACCCGACAACACATCATAAGTGCAGCTGTTGGAATCGTTGCAAGCATCCGGGCAGTCGCCATCACAAATCTCTCCAGCTTCCACCACATCGTTGCCACAGGTGGCGGAGCAATCGTTGTCATTGGCAAAGCTACAGCCCGGCGCGCAGCAACCATCATCGTTTACACATGAATCAATGGCCTGGAAGGAGCAAGACGCACTGCAGGTGTTGGCGCTACCCACCAGTAAATCAGTTGTACAGGCGACACTGTCATCACAGGCAAACGGACAATCACCATCGCATACTTCACCCACATCGGTTACGCCGTCGCCACAACTTGAGGAACAATCGGAATCCGTAAGGTCAGTGCAGTTGCCAGGACAACAGCCGTCATCGTCCACGCAGAGTTCTATCGCGGAATAAGAGCAAGTAACCGAGCAGTCTTCACCATCCATGAGGTCTTGAGTACAGGCCAACCCGTCATCGCAGCTTGCGGGGCATCCCCCATCACACACTTCGCCTGGTTCAATCACCCCATTGCCGCATTCAGATGCGCAGTCGTTGTCGTTAGCAGCACTGCATCCATCGGCGCAGCATCCATCATCGTTCG
It encodes:
- a CDS encoding WGR domain-containing protein; the encoded protein is MRYFHRPAENQKNVRWYTLHLQPDLFGGYDVICRWGRVGRKTVSERLERFGSAQHAKLRLNSLSALQIESGFVEVDKHPEESLQRPGHQLKLAWAGAQ
- a CDS encoding isocitrate/isopropylmalate dehydrogenase family protein; this encodes MPHCITLIPGDGIGPEVADAAKKVLDATGVSISWDEQLCGLSAIVDGGDALPKETIQSCRKNQVALKGPTTTPVGGGHVSANVRLRRELDLYASVRPSRTMEGVPSRYEGVDVVIFRENTEGLYAGLENQVSQGVVVSIKVVTERATDRIARAAFEYARKHGRKTITAVHKANIMKLGDGLFLDRVHGIAQEYPDIKYEQAIIDALCMRLVKDPSEFDVMVMENLYGDIVSDLCAGLVGGLGVVPGANIGDEVAVFEAVHGSAPDIAGQGVANPLGLIKSSVLMLEHLGELSAAERLGEAIDTGLRSGDALTRDLGGTANTDDVANAIIKAL
- a CDS encoding amidohydrolase; this translates as MTLSIHPSVQNLEDEIVATRRDIHKHPELSFKEFRTAKLVSERLQSLGIEVREQVGKTGVVGTLCGGKEGPTVALRADMDALPMQETSDVPYASIHEGVMHACGHDGHTAMLLGAAKVLSDKREQIAGNVKFIFQPAEEGYAGAKYMVADGALEGVDEIYGIHLWNYQKFGTVGVKPGPIMAASDKFTIDIQGIGGHGACPQGTVDPIVVAAHLITALQTIVSRNTNPLESTVVTVGMMEGGTNFNIIPHHATLKGTARAYTEDNRNLIKKRMAEITAGVGATYGAKITLDYQDGYPPTINADEQAQVLLEAAQKIVGDTEAGYPYLSMGGEDFSYFAQEVPACYFLVGSAPLDREPMSVPHHCSHFDIDERALLVGASVFVQVIEDRL